A DNA window from Chelativorans sp. AA-79 contains the following coding sequences:
- a CDS encoding ABC transporter permease, with protein MTTTTTTTMAGETRRRALPPEFNVFIGLVIIAAVFELLGWFVRGDSFLFNLQRINIIILQVSVVGIIAIGVTQVIITGGIDLSSGSVLAMTAFIAMSFAQVSSNTRAVYPSLTDLPVVVPVAIGLGVGLLAGLTNGLLIALTKIPPFIATLGMMVTARGIANWYTRGQPVSFPTESYAAIGQGMMPVFIFIGVAILFHVLLNYTLYGRRTYAIGSNEQAARVSGINVERHLMLVYAIAGGLAGLAGIVLSARGQTAQGGMGFMYELQAIAMTVIGGTSLTGGRGSIIGTTLGMVIFGLIISGFTFIRVSAYYQEIIMGIIIVTAVVLDVYRQRARGRL; from the coding sequence ATGACGACGACAACGACGACCACCATGGCGGGGGAAACCAGGCGCCGGGCGCTCCCGCCCGAGTTCAACGTGTTCATCGGCCTCGTCATCATCGCGGCCGTCTTCGAACTGCTCGGCTGGTTCGTGCGCGGCGACAGTTTTCTGTTCAACCTGCAGCGCATCAACATCATCATCCTGCAGGTCTCGGTCGTCGGCATCATCGCCATCGGCGTCACGCAGGTGATCATCACCGGCGGCATCGACCTTTCGTCGGGCTCGGTGCTGGCGATGACGGCCTTCATCGCCATGAGCTTCGCGCAGGTTTCCTCCAACACCCGCGCCGTCTACCCTTCGCTTACCGATCTTCCGGTCGTCGTGCCGGTGGCGATCGGCCTGGGCGTCGGGCTCCTGGCCGGGCTCACGAACGGCTTGCTGATAGCCCTGACAAAGATACCGCCTTTCATCGCCACGCTCGGCATGATGGTGACGGCGCGCGGCATCGCCAATTGGTATACGCGCGGCCAGCCCGTCTCCTTCCCGACGGAAAGCTATGCGGCGATCGGCCAAGGCATGATGCCGGTCTTCATCTTCATCGGCGTGGCCATCCTCTTCCACGTGCTCCTCAACTACACGCTCTATGGCCGACGCACCTATGCCATCGGCTCCAACGAGCAGGCCGCCCGCGTCTCCGGCATCAATGTCGAGCGGCACCTGATGCTGGTCTATGCCATTGCGGGCGGTCTTGCCGGGCTTGCCGGCATCGTGCTGTCCGCCCGCGGCCAGACGGCGCAGGGCGGCATGGGCTTCATGTATGAATTGCAGGCCATCGCCATGACGGTCATCGGCGGCACGTCGCTCACCGGCGGTCGCGGCTCCATCATCGGCACCACGCTCGGCATGGTCATTTTCGGCCTGATCATCTCCGGCTTCACCTTTATCCGGGTGAGCGCCTATTATCAGGAGATCATCATGGGCATCATCATCGTCACCGCCGTCGTGCTGGACGTCTATCGCCAGCGCGCCCGCGGCCGGCTCTGA